Part of the Lichenicola cladoniae genome is shown below.
GGCGGAGTTCGCCGCCTTGTGCCTGCTGCCATACCTGTTCGCCTGGTGCATCGTGCTGCTCCAGCACGGGCGATGCAGCCGCTGGATCGGCCCTCTCATGGCGCTGCTCTGGCTCGCCCATTCCGGCATCGCGCTCTACTGCATTATTCCACTTGGCCTGTGCACCACAGTTGCGGCGGTCAGGCACGGACGCGCGCTTCAAAACGCAATCCGGCCACTGTTCCAGGCGATCGCGATCTTCGCGGTCCTGATCCTGCCGTTCGTGCTGGCGGCCTTGCCGATGCTGGCTTTCGCGGACACGCCGTTCCTGATTCTGCATTACCGCCCGCAGTTTACCCATGCGCAATTCCATCGGCTGTTCGCCGATCCGGACTGGCATTGGGGAGACCACAGCGAAGGCATGACGGTGCAGATCGATCCGTTGCTGCTGGCCGTCGCGGCGGCGTTGGCCCTGGTCATCGTCGTCAGGCCACGGCTTCACTGGCCGGCCTTGTTCCTGTTGCTGACGGCGGTGCTGGTCGTGCTGCTCCAGCTCAGGGCCGCGGTGCCGCTCTATGCTGTCATTCCTGGCTTCGCCTACATCCAGTTCACCTGGCGGCTGCTGTGCTTCCTGAGCGTCGCGCTGTCGATCGGGCTCGGTGTCGTTCTCGTTGCAGTGCTCGACGATAGGAATGGAAGCCCGCGATCCCTGCCCGCTCCAGTCATCGCTGGCCTGGTCTGCCTTGCCATGGTGTCCGGTCTCGGAAAGCCCCGTGCGCCCGGGCCCACCGAGAAATGGTTCTCGAAGGCCGACATGACGCTCGGCGGCCAGGGCATCCCGACCAGCGGAGTGTCCATGGAAGCACCGGAGTATCTACCGAGGGTGCCCGGTGGGCCGCAGGAGTTCGGCGTGCTCTGGCAATCCGCACGCCGCTCGGGGCTGTGCACGGCGACATTGCTGGGCGATCCAAATCGCGAGGCCGCCGAACTTCACTTTCGAAATGACTGTTCAGCAGATGCCGAGATTGCCCTGCCGGTGTTTCTCGCCCCCGGCATGCGCGCGAGCCATGACGCAGTATCTGTGGCGATGGTCCGTGGCTGCGACGACCCAAGGGTTCGGCTTCGGCCTGGCGCAGCGCGCGTTATCAACCTGCAGATGCCGGGGTTTTTCACGGCGCTGCAGGATTGGTGGCATGGCCAGGCCAGCGAGCGCCGGTGCGAGACCTGATCAGGGACCGGTGCGTGCCGGAGACGCCAGGTGCGTTGCCAGCACGGTCTGGGTCTGGCGATCGATCTCCAGCAGCTTGACCTCGTAGCCCCACAGGTCGGCGAGTTGGCGCAGGGTAGCACGCGCATCCTTCTCGTCCAGCAGATGGCCCGGGCTGGTGAGGTGCTGCAGCTTGAGGCAGCGATCGCCCGACAGGTCGACGTCCACGACCTCGATGTCGAGATAGAAATTTCCCGGATCGTAGGACTGCGCCACGCTTCGCCTTATGTCGCGATAGCCTTGCGGGTTGTGGATCGCATCGACCAGCAGATACGGTTTCTCCGCGTCGTCGTGCAGGCGGAACAGCTTGAACTGCCTCATGACCGCAGGCGACATGAACTGCTGGATGAAGCTCTCGTCGCGATATTCCGCCCATGCGTGCTTCAATGTGCCGAGCGCATCGCCATTGCCGGCGATATCGGGAAACCAGGCACGATCCTCTTCCGTCGGCGCTTCGCAGGTGCGCGCGATGTCAGTCATCATCGCATAGCCGAGCGCATAGGGATTGAAGTTGGGACCGCCGCCGGTGTCGAAGCCGGGCTGGCTGATCACGTTGGTGGTGGAATGGATGGTTTCCATGAACGCAGCGTCGTCGATCCGGCCCTGCTCGTGCAGGCGCGACATGATGCGGTAATGCACCCAGGTGGCACATCCCTCGTTCATCATCTTGGCTTGCGGCTGCGGATAGAAATACTGCGCGATCAGCCGGACGATCCGGATGATTTCCCGCTCCCAGGGTGCCAGCCGCTGACCGTTCTTCTCGATGAAATAAAGCAGGTTTTCCTCAGGCAGGCCGAGCCGCCGCCTCCGTTCGGCTGCATTGTCGAGACCCTTTTCCGCCTTAGATCCGGGCACTGTTCGCCACAGATCGTTGAACACACGGTCCTCGTGCTCGCGCCGCTCGCGATCGCGCTGTTGCTCGCCCTTGAGGTCCATCGGCCTCGCGCCGCTGTGACGGTGCACGCCCTGGTTCTGCAGCGCATGTGCGGCGTCGAGAATGCGCTCGACCGCGCGAACACCGTGACGTTCCTCACAACGCGCGATATAGCCGCGGGCGAACTCGAGATAGTCGAGGATGCCGGACGGCTCGGTCCACTCCCTGAACAGGCGGTTGTTCTTGAAGAAATGGTTGTGCCCGAATGCTGCGTGCGCAATCACCAGGGCCTGCATCGTGGCGCTGTTTTCCTCCATCAGGTAGCTGATGCAGGGATCGGAGTTGATCACCACCTCGTAGGCTAACCCCATCAGGCCGCGCTTGTAGGCGTTCTCGTGTCCGACGAAGCGCTTGCCGAACGACCAGTGCTTATAGATCAGCGGCATGCCGTGCGACGTATAGACGTCCAGCATCTGCTCGGAGGTAATGACCTCGATGCGGTTGGCATAAACATCGAGCTCGAGTTCATCGATGGCGATCCGTTCGATTGCATCGTAGGAGTTGCGCAGCGTGTCGAAGTTCCAGTCCGAGCCGCTATAGAGCAGTCCCGGGGACGAGCCCCCTCGCCTGCCCGACTGCCCGGTCTCGATCACATCCAGAGGGCTCATCCTAGGCTGCTCCTGCTCTGGTTCATGCGGTTTCCGGACGTCGCGCGAACAGGTCGCGAAACACCGGGAAGATGTCCCGTTTCTCGGAGACCTGCCGCATCGTCAGCCGATCGTTGGTCTCCGCCACGGCCTTGTAGCCACGCCACAGATCGGTCTCGCCGCGTATGACCGCACCGGAGCCGACAATCTCGATGTAGGCGTAATACTGCACCAAGGGCAGGATCTGTTCGCGCAGCAGCACGCAGGATCTCGGCGTATCCACGTTCGAATTGTCGCCGTCCGAGGCCTGCGCCACGTAGATGTTCCAGGTGTCGGCCGGATGGCGCGCCTTCTGCACCCGGAGCATCTCCACCAAAGCGGACGACACGATGGTACCGCCGGTGCGCGGATCGTGAAAGAACGTGTCCTCGTCGACTTCCTCGGCCACTTCGGCATGCCGGATGAACACGAGGTCGACGCGCTTGTAGCGCCGTTCGAGAAACACATGCAGCAGCAGGAAGAACTGCTTGGCCAAGTCCTTCATGCGCTCGGTCATCGAGCCGGATACGTCCATCAGGCAGAACATGACCGCACGGGTCGAGGGCGTCGGCGTCGTGGTGAAGCGCCGGTAGCGGAGATCGACCGGATCGATCCATGGCACGCGGTTCATCCGCCGGAGCGACACCTGCAGCTCCAGCTTCAGCTCCGCCAGGGCGTCGAGGTCGGAAGGCTCGAGAGGCTCGCGCTCCTCGAGTTCGCTTATGAGCGCTTCAAGCTCCAGCACCCGCTCGGTCTTAGGGCGCCGCAGGCCGATGCGGCGTGCCATCGAATGGCGCATCGTCCGGCCAAGATCCAGTTGCGACGGAGATCCGTCGTTGCTCAACCCGGACCGGGTGATGCTGGTGGTGTCGGTGGTGGCGATCTGGCGCTTCACCAGGTCCGGAAGCTCGAGGTCGTCGAAGAACACGTCCAGGAACTCGTCACGGCTCAGAACGAACCGGAAGCTGTCCTCGCCGCCGCCTTCCTCGCCGCCCTCACCCGGCCCGCCGCCGCCACGGCCGGCACCGCCTGGCGGCCGTTGCAGACGGTCACCGGGCGAGAACACCTTGTTCCCGGACAGCACGATGCTGCGCGCACCGCTGGAAAAGACCCGGTGCAGGCTAGGTTCATGCAAGGCGTCCGAGGGGATCGAGATGGCGCCTCCCTTCCCGACCTCCCGAAGCTTGCCCGAGGCTACCGCATCGCGTGCGGCACGCTGCACGGCATCACGAGCCCTGATGAGCACGCGTTGCCGGTTTTCGAGGTTCTTCCCATGCGGGTTGGGACGCCGGTCAATGATATCCACGCGGTTCAGGCCATCCGATCTTCAGGCTGACTGCTTGACGCGCATGTACCACTCCACGAGGCGGCGAACCTGCCGCTCGGTGTAGCCGCGCGCTACCATGCGCTCGACGAACTGGCCATGCTTGCTCTCGGTATCGCCATCCTTCTTGGACCCGAAACTGATCACCGGGAGCAGGTCCTCGACCTGGCTGAACATCCTCTTTTCGATAACGTCGCGAATTTTCTCGTACGAGGTCCACGATGGATTGAGCCCGCCTTTCTGGGCACGCGACCGCAGGGAGAATTTCACCACCTCGTTACGGAAATCCTTCGGGTTGGCAATCCCGGCCGGCTTCTCGATCTTCGTGAGTTCGGCGTTGAGCAGGTCGCGGCTCAGCATCTGCCCTGTGTCCGGGTCTTTGAAGTCCTGGTCCTCGATCCAGGCATCGGCGTAGTCGAGATAACGGTCGAACAGGTTCTGCCCGTAATCGTGGTAGCTCTCAAGGTAGGCCTTCTGGATCTCGTTGCCGACGAACTCGGCGTAGCGGCCGGCAAGTTCGGATTTCAGGGCCGCAAGATACGATGCCTCGATTTCCGCGGGAAACTGCTCGCGCTTGATTGCCTGCTCCAGCACATACATCAGATGCACCGGATCGGCGGCGATCTCGGTCGGATCGTGGTTGAAGGTCGCCGACAGAACCTTGAACGCGAACCGGGTGGAGATCCCGTCCATGCCCTCGTCGACGCCGGCGGCATCGCGATATTCCTGCATGGTCTTCGCTTTCGGATCGGTCTCGCGAATATTCTCGCCGTCGTAGATGCGCATCTTCGCATATTGCGATGAGTTCGGATGAAGCTTGAGGCGTGACAGCACGGCGAACTTGGCCAGCATCTCGAACGTGTTCGGGGCGCACGGCGCATCGCCGAGTGCCGAGCCGCTGATCAGTTTTTCATAGATGCGGGCTTCTTCCATTGCGCGCAGGCAATAGGGCACCTTGATCACGCAGACGCGGTCGAGGAAGGCCTCGTTGGTCCGGTTATTCCGGAAGGTCTGCCACTCCGCCTCGTTCGAATGCGCCAGGATCATGCCGGTGAAGGGGATCGAGCCGATATTCTCGGTGCCGACATAGTTGCCCTCCTGCGTCGCGGTGAGCAGCGGATGCAGCATCTTGATCGGCGCCTTGAACATCTCGACGAACTCGAGAATGCCCTGGTTGGCCCGGTTGAGGCCGCCCGAGAAACCGTACGCGTCCGGGTCGTTCTGGCTGTGGCTTTCGAGTTGCCGGATATCGACCTTGCCGACGAGAGCTGAAACATCCTGGTTGTTGTCGTCGCCGGGCTCGGTCTTGGCGATCGCGATCTGGCGCAGCTTCGATGGATGCAGCTTCACCACCCGGAAGCGGGAAATGTCGCCGTCGAACTCTTCGAGCCGCTTCAACGCCCACGGGCTCGCAATGCCGGTCAGCACGCGCTTGGGGATGCCGTAGCGTTGCAGCAGGCTCGGCCCCATGCGGTCGACATCGAACAGCCCCAGCGGACTCTCGAACACCGGGCTGAGTTGCTTGCCCGCCTTCAGCACAAAGATCGGCTCCCGTTCCATCAACGATTTCAGCCGTTCACCGAGTGACGATTTTCCGCCGCCGACCGGGCCGAGCAGATAAAGGATCTGCTTGCGCTCCTCGAGTCCCTGCGCTGCATGCCTGAAAAATCCGACGATGCGCTCGACGGTTTCTTCCATGCCGTGGAAATCCGAGAATGCGGGATAGGTCCTGATCGTGCGGTTCATGAACACCCGGGCTAGCCGCGCGTCCTTCGAGGTGTCGATCGTTTCCGGTTCACCGATGGTCTTGAGCATCCGTTCGGCTGCTGTCGCATAGCAGGACGGGTCGCTCAGGCAGAGTTCGAGATATTCGCCGAGGCTCATCTCGGTTTCACGACGTTCGTCGCGCATCGTTGTCGCCAGGGTGAAGACGTCGTCGAGCGGTGCCATGGCGATAATCCCTCGGGTAAGCGTGGGTCTGGTCAGTCCGATCACGAAGCGGCGTCAAAAACGGGTTTTGCTGACGACTGCCGGCTTTCGATCAGGTTCCTCCCTGTTCTAGACCTCGGCGGATGAGGAGCTGGGGCGCCAGCTTCTTCCGTCCAGGGCCTGTTGGTTTGGTATCTTGGCATTCCGGCGAACGGATGTGCCGCCGTCCTGATGGAAGGCTATCGCTGCGCAAGCGCGCGATTCAACTAAAATTGCAGAAGTGTTGCGCACAACCTCTGGAAGTGAACCCTTTGGACACACCACCATGCCATGCCGAAAGCGGCATCTCCGGCCTCGCCGGCGAACGGCTAGAGGGTCAGGATCAGTCCGTCGTGAGCGGCTTCGATGCCGGGCGGCAGGCTGTCACGCATCCATGCCCAGTCCATGTCGGTGCCCATGTGCGTCAGCACCGTCCGCTTGATCCCGAGCTCCTGCGACCAGAGCCTGACCAGGTCGAGGCTGGCATGGGCGGGATGCGGAGCGCGCTGGAAGCAGTCGACGATCCAGGTCCGGCTGCCGGCGATTACCCGCTTCGCGGCATCGTCCAGCGCCACGACGTCGGTCGAGTAGGTGAAGTCGCCGACTCGGAAGCCGAGAGTGGTCCCGCTTCCGTGCACCTGCTCGAACAGGTCCAGCCGCAATCCCTCGATCTCCACCGCCTGACCGGCGACGATGACGCGCGGAAGCAGGACCGGCCGATAGAAGCTTGGCGGCGTCCAGGGCCTGAAGGCATAGGCGAAGCGGTCGGAGATCTCGGCGAGCACCGGGGCGGTGCCGAACACCTGCAAAGGGCGGCCCAGGTTCCGGTTCAGGCTGCGGACGTCGTCCAGTCCGGCGACGTGATCCGCATGCGCGTGCGTATAGAAGATCGCCTCGACCCGTCCGATGCCGTTCGCCAGCAGCTGGTTCCGGAGGTCGGGGGACGTGTCGACCAGCACACGCCGCCCGTCATCGCCCTCGACGACGATCGAGGACCGGCTGCGACGGTTCCGCGATTCCAGGGGGTCGCACACGCCCCAGTCGCCGCGCCCATCCTCGCCGCCGATCATCGGCACGGCGGCAGAGCCACCGCATCCGAGCACCACCACGCGCACGACTAGGTTGCCCGGCTGAACAGGCGGCGGAAATTGGCGGTGGTCAGCGCCGCGACGTCTGCCTCGCTGACGCCGCGCTCCGTGGCCAGCATCGATGCCGTGTGGGCGACGAAGGATGGCTCGTTGCGCTTGCCGCGCCGTGGCACCGGGGCCAGGAACGGCGCATCGGTCTCGACCAGCAACCGGTCGGCCGGAATCGTGCGGGCGATCACTCGCAGCGCTACGGATTTCGGGAAGGTCAGGATACCCGAGAAGCTGATGAAGCCGCCCAATGCGATGGCTGCCTCCG
Proteins encoded:
- a CDS encoding MBL fold metallo-hydrolase, translating into MRVVVLGCGGSAAVPMIGGEDGRGDWGVCDPLESRNRRSRSSIVVEGDDGRRVLVDTSPDLRNQLLANGIGRVEAIFYTHAHADHVAGLDDVRSLNRNLGRPLQVFGTAPVLAEISDRFAYAFRPWTPPSFYRPVLLPRVIVAGQAVEIEGLRLDLFEQVHGSGTTLGFRVGDFTYSTDVVALDDAAKRVIAGSRTWIVDCFQRAPHPAHASLDLVRLWSQELGIKRTVLTHMGTDMDWAWMRDSLPPGIEAAHDGLILTL
- a CDS encoding YeaH/YhbH family protein; amino-acid sequence: MDIIDRRPNPHGKNLENRQRVLIRARDAVQRAARDAVASGKLREVGKGGAISIPSDALHEPSLHRVFSSGARSIVLSGNKVFSPGDRLQRPPGGAGRGGGGPGEGGEEGGGEDSFRFVLSRDEFLDVFFDDLELPDLVKRQIATTDTTSITRSGLSNDGSPSQLDLGRTMRHSMARRIGLRRPKTERVLELEALISELEEREPLEPSDLDALAELKLELQVSLRRMNRVPWIDPVDLRYRRFTTTPTPSTRAVMFCLMDVSGSMTERMKDLAKQFFLLLHVFLERRYKRVDLVFIRHAEVAEEVDEDTFFHDPRTGGTIVSSALVEMLRVQKARHPADTWNIYVAQASDGDNSNVDTPRSCVLLREQILPLVQYYAYIEIVGSGAVIRGETDLWRGYKAVAETNDRLTMRQVSEKRDIFPVFRDLFARRPETA
- a CDS encoding PrkA family serine protein kinase, with product MAPLDDVFTLATTMRDERRETEMSLGEYLELCLSDPSCYATAAERMLKTIGEPETIDTSKDARLARVFMNRTIRTYPAFSDFHGMEETVERIVGFFRHAAQGLEERKQILYLLGPVGGGKSSLGERLKSLMEREPIFVLKAGKQLSPVFESPLGLFDVDRMGPSLLQRYGIPKRVLTGIASPWALKRLEEFDGDISRFRVVKLHPSKLRQIAIAKTEPGDDNNQDVSALVGKVDIRQLESHSQNDPDAYGFSGGLNRANQGILEFVEMFKAPIKMLHPLLTATQEGNYVGTENIGSIPFTGMILAHSNEAEWQTFRNNRTNEAFLDRVCVIKVPYCLRAMEEARIYEKLISGSALGDAPCAPNTFEMLAKFAVLSRLKLHPNSSQYAKMRIYDGENIRETDPKAKTMQEYRDAAGVDEGMDGISTRFAFKVLSATFNHDPTEIAADPVHLMYVLEQAIKREQFPAEIEASYLAALKSELAGRYAEFVGNEIQKAYLESYHDYGQNLFDRYLDYADAWIEDQDFKDPDTGQMLSRDLLNAELTKIEKPAGIANPKDFRNEVVKFSLRSRAQKGGLNPSWTSYEKIRDVIEKRMFSQVEDLLPVISFGSKKDGDTESKHGQFVERMVARGYTERQVRRLVEWYMRVKQSA
- a CDS encoding SpoVR family protein, translated to MSPLDVIETGQSGRRGGSSPGLLYSGSDWNFDTLRNSYDAIERIAIDELELDVYANRIEVITSEQMLDVYTSHGMPLIYKHWSFGKRFVGHENAYKRGLMGLAYEVVINSDPCISYLMEENSATMQALVIAHAAFGHNHFFKNNRLFREWTEPSGILDYLEFARGYIARCEERHGVRAVERILDAAHALQNQGVHRHSGARPMDLKGEQQRDRERREHEDRVFNDLWRTVPGSKAEKGLDNAAERRRRLGLPEENLLYFIEKNGQRLAPWEREIIRIVRLIAQYFYPQPQAKMMNEGCATWVHYRIMSRLHEQGRIDDAAFMETIHSTTNVISQPGFDTGGGPNFNPYALGYAMMTDIARTCEAPTEEDRAWFPDIAGNGDALGTLKHAWAEYRDESFIQQFMSPAVMRQFKLFRLHDDAEKPYLLVDAIHNPQGYRDIRRSVAQSYDPGNFYLDIEVVDVDLSGDRCLKLQHLTSPGHLLDEKDARATLRQLADLWGYEVKLLEIDRQTQTVLATHLASPARTGP